The proteins below come from a single bacterium genomic window:
- a CDS encoding rubredoxin encodes MTKYVCTICGYIYDPAKGDPDANVPPGTPFDKLPDNWVCPDCGATKDMFEAM; translated from the coding sequence ATGACAAAGTACGTCTGCACCATCTGCGGTTACATCTACGACCCGGCAAAGGGCGACCCGGACGCGAACGTCCCCCCCGGAACCCCCTTTGACAAGCTGCCCGACAACTGGGTCTGCCCGGACTGCGGCGCGACCAAAGAC
- a CDS encoding DUF4124 domain-containing protein produces MVQTYFVIRCSLASISLNEICRALILTVRIYYQILQVLLKTSGGCALRISGILALFVFLFCTEAFCAETYKWVDEKGNVHFTDNLFNVPGRELETVKIYREVGSDRDSVIPLQKTGAGYLVGAMVNGQAKANLVVDTGASSTVISPSILTGLGIVIRNDPAVEMKTAGGIVTVGWAMVEKISVDGKEKKNMRVIAHDAVPGADGLLGMDFLGDYRVEILSSGPSLKLTPP; encoded by the coding sequence ATGGTGCAGACGTACTTTGTCATCCGTTGCTCCCTGGCATCAATAAGCCTCAATGAAATTTGTCGAGCATTAATCCTGACTGTTAGAATATATTACCAGATATTGCAAGTTTTGCTGAAAACCAGCGGAGGATGCGCCTTGAGGATATCAGGGATATTGGCCCTGTTCGTTTTCCTGTTCTGCACGGAAGCTTTTTGCGCGGAGACCTACAAGTGGGTCGACGAGAAGGGCAACGTTCATTTCACCGACAACCTCTTCAACGTCCCCGGCAGGGAGCTTGAGACCGTTAAGATTTACCGGGAAGTCGGCAGCGACCGCGATTCGGTCATCCCTCTGCAAAAGACCGGGGCGGGTTACCTGGTGGGCGCGATGGTTAACGGGCAGGCGAAGGCGAACCTCGTCGTGGACACCGGCGCCTCCTCAACCGTCATCTCTCCCTCGATACTGACGGGTCTCGGCATCGTTATCCGTAACGACCCGGCGGTCGAGATGAAAACCGCCGGAGGCATCGTCACCGTAGGCTGGGCGATGGTGGAAAAGATCTCGGTGGACGGAAAAGAGAAGAAGAACATGAGGGTGATCGCCCACGACGCCGTGCCCGGCGCGGACGGGCTTCTGGGCATGGATTTTCTCGGCGATTACCGGGTGGAGATACTCTCCTCCGGCCCCAGCCTTAAACTCACCCCTCCCTGA
- a CDS encoding ATP-dependent DNA helicase PcrA gives MNETENDPILAALNPPQREAVTFGDGPLLILAGAGSGKTRVLAHRIAYLVERRNVPPSSIISLTFTNKAAGEMKERVAGLLGGSLHGAWLGTFHSIALRILRTHGELTKWGASFSVYDSDDQKRLAKDVAASLSLDTKKYKPASLLAGVSRAKDDGRGFSDFEVPGVSASPHAKVFYSFYKLYTLRLQNARALDFGDLLLETLRLFEERPEIARRYAEKFRHVLIDEYQDTNRVQYLLAGHLSSVWGNICAVGDDDQSIYGWRGADLRNILDFEKDFPGTKIIKLEQNYRSTAAILEAAASVISHNVGRHKKTLWTSRKGGVPVVCHTASTEEEEAQWIVEKIISLLKEGQKLKDIAILYRTHALSRPVEEALMDRELRYVVYGGLRFYERREIKDAMACLRLVAQPYDPVALKRVINEPPRGIGDKTVAAIFSESEARELDLFATMRLMVEEGVLPPRASRAVAGFIELVEGWRIAHAEGERLGDLLSRILRESGLRGALERAKEDEKEAERLENLEELLNAADVHAAEGGTVLSFLDRAALISDQESGKPGWDGMTLMTIHSAKGLEFPCVFIAGMEEEVFPHALSSSSKEEVEEERRLCYVAMTRAKDRLFLTRARVRRVFGAEGLFRPPSRFLFELPEKICPRDYPTARPCPEKRGFTVPPRIPPKSEAAPQKEYAPEAKTNGRSLSVDPENCDYKKGMKVRHPKYGDGVVTATDGRGPTARVSVDFRRGEKKKFVAGLSGLEILIDD, from the coding sequence ATGAACGAGACTGAAAACGACCCCATCCTAGCGGCGCTGAACCCGCCGCAGAGAGAGGCCGTCACCTTCGGGGACGGACCGCTCCTCATACTCGCCGGGGCGGGAAGCGGAAAGACGCGGGTGCTTGCCCACCGCATAGCCTATCTCGTCGAGCGCAGAAACGTTCCGCCCTCCTCGATCATCTCCCTTACCTTTACCAACAAGGCCGCCGGAGAAATGAAGGAGCGGGTGGCCGGGCTACTCGGCGGGAGCCTCCACGGCGCGTGGCTCGGCACCTTCCACTCGATCGCGCTGAGAATCCTGCGGACCCACGGCGAGCTGACGAAGTGGGGGGCCTCCTTTTCCGTTTACGACTCCGACGACCAGAAAAGACTGGCGAAGGACGTAGCGGCTTCTCTTTCGCTCGACACGAAAAAATACAAACCGGCGTCCCTGCTGGCCGGGGTCTCCCGCGCGAAGGACGACGGGCGGGGGTTTTCCGACTTCGAGGTGCCGGGGGTTTCCGCCTCCCCCCACGCGAAGGTCTTTTACTCCTTTTACAAGCTCTACACCCTCCGGCTCCAGAACGCCCGCGCCCTCGATTTCGGCGACCTTCTCCTCGAAACCCTGCGCCTCTTCGAGGAGCGCCCGGAGATCGCCCGCCGATACGCCGAAAAGTTCCGGCACGTTCTCATTGACGAGTATCAGGACACAAACCGGGTGCAGTACCTCCTCGCGGGCCATCTATCCAGCGTCTGGGGGAACATCTGCGCCGTCGGCGACGACGACCAGTCGATCTACGGCTGGCGCGGCGCGGACCTTCGCAACATCCTCGATTTCGAGAAGGATTTCCCCGGCACGAAGATAATAAAGCTGGAGCAGAACTACCGCTCCACCGCCGCGATTCTGGAGGCCGCCGCCTCGGTCATCTCCCACAACGTCGGCCGCCACAAAAAGACCCTCTGGACCTCCCGAAAGGGGGGCGTCCCGGTGGTTTGCCACACCGCCTCGACCGAGGAGGAAGAGGCGCAGTGGATAGTCGAGAAGATAATTTCGCTCCTCAAGGAAGGGCAAAAGTTAAAGGATATCGCCATCCTCTACCGCACCCACGCTCTCTCCCGCCCGGTCGAAGAGGCGCTGATGGACAGGGAGCTTCGCTACGTGGTCTACGGGGGGCTGCGCTTCTACGAGCGCAGGGAGATAAAGGACGCGATGGCGTGCCTGCGGCTTGTGGCCCAGCCTTACGACCCCGTAGCCCTGAAGAGGGTGATAAACGAACCCCCTAGAGGCATCGGCGACAAGACCGTCGCGGCTATTTTCAGTGAATCCGAGGCGAGGGAGCTGGACCTTTTCGCCACGATGAGGCTGATGGTGGAGGAGGGAGTCCTTCCTCCCCGCGCCTCCCGCGCCGTGGCCGGTTTCATAGAGCTTGTCGAGGGGTGGCGGATAGCCCACGCCGAAGGCGAGCGCCTCGGCGACCTTCTTTCGCGGATACTCCGGGAGAGCGGCCTTAGGGGCGCGCTGGAGAGGGCGAAGGAGGACGAGAAAGAGGCGGAGAGGCTTGAAAACCTCGAGGAACTCCTCAACGCCGCCGACGTTCACGCGGCCGAGGGCGGCACCGTGCTCTCCTTTCTGGACAGGGCCGCGCTCATAAGCGATCAGGAGAGCGGCAAGCCGGGGTGGGACGGAATGACCCTGATGACCATCCACTCCGCCAAGGGTCTCGAATTCCCCTGCGTCTTCATCGCCGGGATGGAGGAGGAGGTCTTTCCCCACGCCCTCAGCAGCAGCTCGAAGGAGGAGGTGGAGGAGGAGCGAAGGCTCTGCTACGTGGCCATGACGCGGGCGAAGGACAGGCTCTTCCTCACGAGGGCGAGGGTAAGGCGGGTCTTCGGCGCGGAAGGGCTCTTCCGTCCGCCGAGCAGGTTTCTCTTCGAGCTTCCCGAAAAGATATGCCCCAGGGATTATCCCACCGCCCGTCCCTGCCCCGAGAAGAGGGGCTTTACCGTTCCTCCCCGCATCCCGCCGAAAAGCGAGGCCGCGCCGCAGAAAGAATACGCTCCCGAGGCGAAAACAAACGGCCGCTCCCTCAGCGTCGATCCCGAGAACTGCGACTACAAGAAGGGGATGAAGGTGCGCCACCCGAAGTATGGCGACGGCGTGGTGACGGCGACGGACGGAAGGGGGCCGACGGCGAGGGTTTCGGTGGATTTCCGAAGGGGTGAAAAGAAAAAATTCGTTGCCGGACTTTCGGGTTTAGAAATTTTAATCGACGACTGA